The Aphelocoma coerulescens isolate FSJ_1873_10779 chromosome 2, UR_Acoe_1.0, whole genome shotgun sequence genome contains a region encoding:
- the HNF4G gene encoding hepatocyte nuclear factor 4-gamma isoform X3: protein MMYITTKFSTLAYSNAYTCLYTCIYSWKMNRFNRQCIVDKDKRNQCRYCRLKKCFRAGMKKEAVQNERDRISTRRNTFDGCNSPSISTLSQAETLSRQISISSPGASTDINVKKIAGVSDVCESMKQQLLVLVEWAKYIPGFCELPLDDQVALLRAHAGEHLLLGAAKRSMAYKDILLLGNNYIIHRNSTEVEICRVANRILDELVRPFQEIQIDDNEYACLKAIVFFDPDAKGLSNPLKIKNMRFQVQISLEDYINDRQYDSRGRFGELLLLLPTLQSITWQMIEQIQLVKLFGIVKIDSLLQEMLLGGTSNDASHLHHPMHPHLAQDPLTGQTVLISSMSAPVHTEQIPTPETPLPSPPQGSGQEYKMSANQASVIAQQSILKQKPL from the exons ATGATGTACATAACTACAAAATTTTCCACACTTGCCTATTCCAATGCATACACGTGTTTGTACACATGCATATATTCCTGGAAAATGAACAG ATTCAACCGACAATGTATTGTTGACAAGGACAAAAGGAATCAATGCAGATATTGTCGTTTAAAAAAGTGTTTTCGAGCAGGAATGAAAAAGGAAG CTGTACAAAATGAACGGGACAGGATAAGTACAAGAAGAAACACTTTTGATGGCTGCAACAGTCCCTCTATTAGCACATTGTCGCAAGCTGAGACACTCTCCCGCCAG ATCTCAATCTCCAGTCCTGGTGCTAGCACTGATATAAATGTTAAGAAAATCGCTGGTGTTAGTGATGTCTGTGAATCTATGAAGCAACAACTTTTGGTCCTGGTGGAATGGGCTAAATATATTCCAGGCTTCTGTGAACTACCACTTGATGACCAG GTTGCCCTGCTAAGAGCACATGCTGGGGAGCACCTGTTGCTTGGAGCAGCAAAACGGTCCATGGCATATAAGGACATTTTACTTTTAG GCAACAATTACATAATTCATCGCAACAGCACTGAAGTAGAGATCTGTCGGGTGGCAAATCGGATTCTGGATGAATTAGTTCGTCCTTTCCAGGAAATTCAGATAGATGACAATGAATATGCTTGCTTGAAAGCAATTGTGTTTTTTGATCCAG ATGCAAAAGGCTTGAGTAATCCACTGAAGATTAAGAATATGCGATTCCAAGTCCAAATCAGTTTAGAGGATTATATTAATGACCGTCAGTACGACTCCAGAGGAAGATTTGGAGAACTTCTTCTTCTACTGCCTACACTCCAAAGTATCACTTGGCAAATGATTGAGCAGATACAATTGGTTAAGCTATTTGGGATTGTTAAAATTGACAGTTTGCTTCAGGAAATGTTGCTGGGAG GTACCTCTAATGATGCCAGTCATCTGCATCATCCAATGCATCCTCACTTAGCCCAAGATCCATTAACTGGCCAAACTGTCCTCATAAGTTCAATGTCTGCTCCTGTACATACAGAACAGATAC CAACTCCAGAAACTCCATTACCTTCCCCTCCACAAGGCTCTGGGCAAGAATACAAAATGTCTGCAAATCAAGCTTCAGTCATTGCACAGCAAtctattttgaaacaaaaaccaTTGTGA
- the HNF4G gene encoding hepatocyte nuclear factor 4-gamma isoform X2, which yields MNAADNGVSSLCAICGDRATGKHYGASSCDGCKGFFRRSIRKNHVYTCRFNRQCIVDKDKRNQCRYCRLKKCFRAGMKKEAVQNERDRISTRRNTFDGCNSPSISTLSQAETLSRQISISSPGASTDINVKKIAGVSDVCESMKQQLLVLVEWAKYIPGFCELPLDDQVALLRAHAGEHLLLGAAKRSMAYKDILLLGNNYIIHRNSTEVEICRVANRILDELVRPFQEIQIDDNEYACLKAIVFFDPDAKGLSNPLKIKNMRFQVQISLEDYINDRQYDSRGRFGELLLLLPTLQSITWQMIEQIQLVKLFGIVKIDSLLQEMLLGGTSNDASHLHHPMHPHLAQDPLTGQTVLISSMSAPVHTEQIPTPETPLPSPPQGSGQEYKMSANQASVIAQQSILKQKPL from the exons ATGAATGCTGCTGACAACGGGGTCAGTAGTCTCTGTGCAATATGTGGAGACCGAGCGACCGGAAAACATTATGGCGCTTCCAGCTGTGATGGATGCAAGGGATTTTTTAGACGTAGCATAAGGAAAAACCACGTCTATACTTGCAG ATTCAACCGACAATGTATTGTTGACAAGGACAAAAGGAATCAATGCAGATATTGTCGTTTAAAAAAGTGTTTTCGAGCAGGAATGAAAAAGGAAG CTGTACAAAATGAACGGGACAGGATAAGTACAAGAAGAAACACTTTTGATGGCTGCAACAGTCCCTCTATTAGCACATTGTCGCAAGCTGAGACACTCTCCCGCCAG ATCTCAATCTCCAGTCCTGGTGCTAGCACTGATATAAATGTTAAGAAAATCGCTGGTGTTAGTGATGTCTGTGAATCTATGAAGCAACAACTTTTGGTCCTGGTGGAATGGGCTAAATATATTCCAGGCTTCTGTGAACTACCACTTGATGACCAG GTTGCCCTGCTAAGAGCACATGCTGGGGAGCACCTGTTGCTTGGAGCAGCAAAACGGTCCATGGCATATAAGGACATTTTACTTTTAG GCAACAATTACATAATTCATCGCAACAGCACTGAAGTAGAGATCTGTCGGGTGGCAAATCGGATTCTGGATGAATTAGTTCGTCCTTTCCAGGAAATTCAGATAGATGACAATGAATATGCTTGCTTGAAAGCAATTGTGTTTTTTGATCCAG ATGCAAAAGGCTTGAGTAATCCACTGAAGATTAAGAATATGCGATTCCAAGTCCAAATCAGTTTAGAGGATTATATTAATGACCGTCAGTACGACTCCAGAGGAAGATTTGGAGAACTTCTTCTTCTACTGCCTACACTCCAAAGTATCACTTGGCAAATGATTGAGCAGATACAATTGGTTAAGCTATTTGGGATTGTTAAAATTGACAGTTTGCTTCAGGAAATGTTGCTGGGAG GTACCTCTAATGATGCCAGTCATCTGCATCATCCAATGCATCCTCACTTAGCCCAAGATCCATTAACTGGCCAAACTGTCCTCATAAGTTCAATGTCTGCTCCTGTACATACAGAACAGATAC CAACTCCAGAAACTCCATTACCTTCCCCTCCACAAGGCTCTGGGCAAGAATACAAAATGTCTGCAAATCAAGCTTCAGTCATTGCACAGCAAtctattttgaaacaaaaaccaTTGTGA
- the HNF4G gene encoding hepatocyte nuclear factor 4-gamma isoform X1 yields MMRLSEPILDMEMANYSEVLDPTYTALEFETMQILYNGNDSSGEAVNMNAADNGVSSLCAICGDRATGKHYGASSCDGCKGFFRRSIRKNHVYTCRFNRQCIVDKDKRNQCRYCRLKKCFRAGMKKEAVQNERDRISTRRNTFDGCNSPSISTLSQAETLSRQISISSPGASTDINVKKIAGVSDVCESMKQQLLVLVEWAKYIPGFCELPLDDQVALLRAHAGEHLLLGAAKRSMAYKDILLLGNNYIIHRNSTEVEICRVANRILDELVRPFQEIQIDDNEYACLKAIVFFDPDAKGLSNPLKIKNMRFQVQISLEDYINDRQYDSRGRFGELLLLLPTLQSITWQMIEQIQLVKLFGIVKIDSLLQEMLLGGTSNDASHLHHPMHPHLAQDPLTGQTVLISSMSAPVHTEQIPTPETPLPSPPQGSGQEYKMSANQASVIAQQSILKQKPL; encoded by the exons ATGATGAGGCTCTCAGAACCAATACTGGACATGGAAATGGCAAACTACAGTGAAGTTTTAGATCCGACATACACAGCACTGGAGTTTGAAACTATGCAGATTCTGTATAATGGCAATG ACAGTTCAGGAGAAGCTGTCAACATGAATGCTGCTGACAACGGGGTCAGTAGTCTCTGTGCAATATGTGGAGACCGAGCGACCGGAAAACATTATGGCGCTTCCAGCTGTGATGGATGCAAGGGATTTTTTAGACGTAGCATAAGGAAAAACCACGTCTATACTTGCAG ATTCAACCGACAATGTATTGTTGACAAGGACAAAAGGAATCAATGCAGATATTGTCGTTTAAAAAAGTGTTTTCGAGCAGGAATGAAAAAGGAAG CTGTACAAAATGAACGGGACAGGATAAGTACAAGAAGAAACACTTTTGATGGCTGCAACAGTCCCTCTATTAGCACATTGTCGCAAGCTGAGACACTCTCCCGCCAG ATCTCAATCTCCAGTCCTGGTGCTAGCACTGATATAAATGTTAAGAAAATCGCTGGTGTTAGTGATGTCTGTGAATCTATGAAGCAACAACTTTTGGTCCTGGTGGAATGGGCTAAATATATTCCAGGCTTCTGTGAACTACCACTTGATGACCAG GTTGCCCTGCTAAGAGCACATGCTGGGGAGCACCTGTTGCTTGGAGCAGCAAAACGGTCCATGGCATATAAGGACATTTTACTTTTAG GCAACAATTACATAATTCATCGCAACAGCACTGAAGTAGAGATCTGTCGGGTGGCAAATCGGATTCTGGATGAATTAGTTCGTCCTTTCCAGGAAATTCAGATAGATGACAATGAATATGCTTGCTTGAAAGCAATTGTGTTTTTTGATCCAG ATGCAAAAGGCTTGAGTAATCCACTGAAGATTAAGAATATGCGATTCCAAGTCCAAATCAGTTTAGAGGATTATATTAATGACCGTCAGTACGACTCCAGAGGAAGATTTGGAGAACTTCTTCTTCTACTGCCTACACTCCAAAGTATCACTTGGCAAATGATTGAGCAGATACAATTGGTTAAGCTATTTGGGATTGTTAAAATTGACAGTTTGCTTCAGGAAATGTTGCTGGGAG GTACCTCTAATGATGCCAGTCATCTGCATCATCCAATGCATCCTCACTTAGCCCAAGATCCATTAACTGGCCAAACTGTCCTCATAAGTTCAATGTCTGCTCCTGTACATACAGAACAGATAC CAACTCCAGAAACTCCATTACCTTCCCCTCCACAAGGCTCTGGGCAAGAATACAAAATGTCTGCAAATCAAGCTTCAGTCATTGCACAGCAAtctattttgaaacaaaaaccaTTGTGA